A region from the Phaenicophaeus curvirostris isolate KB17595 chromosome 28, BPBGC_Pcur_1.0, whole genome shotgun sequence genome encodes:
- the KLHL26 gene encoding kelch-like protein 26 isoform X1 — MAESGGAEFCAERPGGMADKNSTLKCTFSAPGHSTTLLQGLASLRAQAQLLDVILTINNEVFQVHKVVLAACSDYFRAMFTGGMREASQDVIELKGVSAKGLKHIIDFAYSAEVTLDLDCIQDVLGAAVFLQMVPVVELCEEFLKSAMSVETCLNIGQMATTFSLASLKESVDAFTFRHFLQISEEEDFLHLPLERLVFFLQSNKLKSCSEIDLFRAAVRWLQYDPARRANASQVLCHIRFPLMKSSELVDSVQTLDIMVEDVLCRQYLLEAFNYQILPFRQHEMQSPRTTIRSDVLSLITFGGTPYTDNDRTVSCKVYCLPDASVRQFKELTEMEVGSSHSCVAVLDNFVYIVGGQHLQYRSGEGAVDICYRYDPHLNQWLRIQAMQESRIQFQLNVLHGMVYATGGRNRSGSLASVEKYCPKNNEWTYVCSLKRRTWGHAGATVGDRLYISGGYGISVEDKKALHCYDPATDQWEFKTPMNEPRVLHAMVSANNRIYALGGRMDHVDRCFDVLAVEYYVPETDQWTTVSPMRAGQSEAGCCLLEKKIYIVGGYNWHLNNVTSIVQVYNTETDEWERDLHFPESFAGIACAPVILPQQTRKPNPV, encoded by the exons ATGGCGGAGTCCGGCGGGGCCGAGTTCTGCGCGGAGCGGCCCGGCGg CATGGCTGACAAGAACAGCACCCTGAAATGCACGTTCTCTGCTCCTGGCCACAGCACCACTCTACTGCAGGGACTGGCCTCGCTCCGAGCTCAGGCTCAGCTGCTTGATGTCATCCTCACTATAAATAATGAAGTGTTTCAGGTTCATAAAGTTGTCTTGGCTGCCTGCAGTGACTATTTCAG GGCGATGTTCACGGGCGGGATGAGAGAAGCCAGCCAAGACGTGATCGAACTGAAAGGCGTATCTGCAAAAGGACTGAAGCACATCATAGACTTTGCGTACAGCGCCGAGGTGACTCTCGATCTTGACTGTATTCAGGACGTGCTGGGGGCCGCCGTCTTCCTCCAGATGGTGCCCGTCGTGGAGCTCTGCGAAGAGTTCCTGAAGTCTGCCATGAGCGTAGAGACGTGCCTCAATATCGGGCAGATGGCCACCACCTTCAGCCTCGCGTCCCTGAAGGAATCGGTCGATGCGTTCACTTTTAGGCATTTCCTCCAGATCTCCGAGGAAGAGGATTTCCTCCACCTGCCGCTGGAGCGCCTGGTTTTCTTCCTGCAGAGCAATAAGCTGAAAAGCTGCAGTGAAATCGACCTCTTCCGCGCTGCCGTCCGCTGGCTGCAGTACGACCCGGCGCGCCGCGCCAACGCCAGCCAGGTGCTCTGCCACATCCGCTTCCCGCTGATGAAATCCTCGGAGCTGGTGGACAGCGTCCAGACCTTGGACATCATGGTGGAAGACGTTTTGTGCCGGCAGTACTTGCTGGAGGCCTTCAATTACCAGATCCTGCCCTTTCGGCAGCACGAGATGCAATCCCCTCGCACCACCATCCGCTCGGACGTCCTGTCCCTCATCACCTTCGGCGGCACCCCCTACACCGACAACGACCGCACCGTGAGCTGCAAAGTCTACTGCCTGCCGGATGCCAGCGTGCGCCAGTTCAAGGAGCTGACGGAGATGGAGGTGGGCAGCAGCCATTCCTGCGTGGCCGTGCTCGACAACTTCGTCTACATCGTCGGAGGGCAGCACCTGCAGTACCGGAGCGGCGAGGGAGCCGTTGATATCTGCTACCGTTACGATCCTCACTTGAACCAGTGGCTGCGCATCCAGGCCATGCAGGAGAGCaggatccagttccaactcaaCGTCCTCCACGGCATGGTGTACGCCACCGGCGGGAGGAACCGCTCGGGGAGCTTGGCCTCCGTAGAGAAGTATTGCCCCAAAAATAACGAGTGGACTTACGTCTGCTCCCTGAAACGCAGGACATGGGGGCACGCGGGAGCCACGGTAGGAGACCGGTTGTACATATCGGGTGGGTATGGCATTTCCGTGGAGGACAAAAAAGCCCTGCACTGTTACGACCCCGCTACGGATCAGTGGGAGTTTAAAACCCCCATGAACGAACCCAGGGTTCTGCACGCCATGGTGAGTGCAAATAATAGGATTTACGCTCTGGGAGGCCGCATGGACCACGTTGACCGTTGTTTTGATGTTTTGGCTGTGGAATATTACGTGCCTGAAACGGATCAATGGACGACGGTGAGCCCCATGCGCGCGGGGCAGTCGGAAGCCGGCTGCTGCTTGCTAGAGAAAAAGATTTATATCGTAGGGGGGTACAATTGGCACCTGAACAATGTCACGAGCATCGTGCAGGTGTACAACACAGAAACCGATGAGTGGGAAAGGGACCTCCATTTTCCGGAGTCGTTTGCTGGGATAGCGTGCGCTCCCGTTATCCTGCCGCAG CAAACCAGAAAACCAAATCCCGTGTAA
- the TMEM59L gene encoding LOW QUALITY PROTEIN: transmembrane protein 59-like (The sequence of the model RefSeq protein was modified relative to this genomic sequence to represent the inferred CDS: inserted 1 base in 1 codon): MAAPRPPAPRPPAPLALALALLAASSSSAAATDPFSPQLEGTNGCRGDCGRSLGSRHPDAVLNACYRGCRLFSICHFVDASAELNTTRTECEAACAEAYSNTEEQFGCVTGCRKQLPEVESRKEKGAEMKVPSFSMFDLVSTFCNDIVSSAQSFISSTWTFYLQADDGKVVVFQSQPEMEYPVPEAQEMQPEQPPRPGSGSSPRVPQPHTGPRVKGEKPPGKEPRGKAKTQPAEPPQPEHDFLGCMSKRSGLPRWILAACLFLSIMVMLWLSCASLVTAPEQHVKTQPLSINGDKEYLQDLDGXSTFALPPVIAVTLCPGGEDAGPLPLKVDLDKTVL, translated from the exons ATGGCAGCGCCGcggcccccggccccgcgccccccggccccgctcgcCCTCGCCCTGGCCCTGCTCGCCGCCTCGtcctcctccgccgccgccaccgACCCCTTCTCGCCGCAGCTCGAAGGCACCAACGGCTGCCGCGGGGACTGCGGCCGCAGCCTGGGGAGCCGCCACCCC GATGCTGTTCTCAACGCCTGTTACCGGGGCTGCCGGCTGTTCTCCATCTGTCACTTTGTGGATGCGAGCGCCGAGCTCAACACCACCAGAACCGAGTGTGAGGCAG cgTGCGCCGAAGCCTACAGCAACACGGAGGAGCAGTTTGGCTGCGTGACGGGGTGTCGCAAGCAGCTGCCCGAGGTGGAGAGCAGGAAGGAGaag GGCGCGGAGATGAAGGTGCCGTCGTTCTCCATGTTCGATTTGGTCTCCACCTTCTGCAACGACATCGTCAGCTCTGCCCAGAGCTTCATCTCCTCCACCTGGACCTTCTACCTGCAGGCGGACGACGGCAAAGTCGTGGTGTTTCAG TCCCAGCCTGAGATGGAGTATCCAGTACCTGAGGCTCAGGAGATGCAGCCGGAGCAGCCGCCACGGCCGGGATCGGGGTCCAGCCCCCgcgtcccccagccccacacag GCCCCCGGGTGAAGGGGGAGAAGCCCCCCGGGAAGGAGCCAAGGGGCAAAGCCAAGACGCAGCCCGCGGAACCCCCGCAGCCCGAGCACGACTTCCTCGGCTGCATGTCCAa GCGCTCGGGTCTTCCCCGCTGGATCCTGGCCGCCTGCCTCTTCCTCTCCATCATGGTGATGCTGTGGCTGAGCTGTGCCAGCTTGGTGACGGCCCCCGAGCAGCACGTCAAGACCCAG CCTCTGAGCATCAACGGGGACAAGGAGTACCTGCAGGACCTGGATG CCAGCACCTTCGCCCTGCCGCCCGTCATCGCCGTCACCCTCTGCCCCGGTGGCGAGGACGCGGGGCCGCTGCCCCTCAAAGTCGACCTGGACAAGACGGTCCTGTAG
- the KLHL26 gene encoding kelch-like protein 26 isoform X2, translating into MAESGGAEFCAERPGGMADKNSTLKCTFSAPGHSTTLLQGLASLRAQAQLLDVILTINNEVFQVHKVVLAACSDYFRAMFTGGMREASQDVIELKGVSAKGLKHIIDFAYSAEVTLDLDCIQDVLGAAVFLQMVPVVELCEEFLKSAMSVETCLNIGQMATTFSLASLKESVDAFTFRHFLQISEEEDFLHLPLERLVFFLQSNKLKSCSEIDLFRAAVRWLQYDPARRANASQVLCHIRFPLMKSSELVDSVQTLDIMVEDVLCRQYLLEAFNYQILPFRQHEMQSPRTTIRSDVLSLITFGGTPYTDNDRTVSCKVYCLPDASVRQFKELTEMEVGSSHSCVAVLDNFVYIVGGQHLQYRSGEGAVDICYRYDPHLNQWLRIQAMQESRIQFQLNVLHGMVYATGGRNRSGSLASVEKYCPKNNEWTYVCSLKRRTWGHAGATVGDRLYISGGYGISVEDKKALHCYDPATDQWEFKTPMNEPRVLHAMVSANNRIYALGGRMDHVDRCFDVLAVEYYVPETDQWTTVSPMRAGQSEAGCCLLEKKIYIVGGYNWHLNNVTSIVQVYNTETDEWERDLHFPESFAGIACAPVILPQVTTQR; encoded by the exons ATGGCGGAGTCCGGCGGGGCCGAGTTCTGCGCGGAGCGGCCCGGCGg CATGGCTGACAAGAACAGCACCCTGAAATGCACGTTCTCTGCTCCTGGCCACAGCACCACTCTACTGCAGGGACTGGCCTCGCTCCGAGCTCAGGCTCAGCTGCTTGATGTCATCCTCACTATAAATAATGAAGTGTTTCAGGTTCATAAAGTTGTCTTGGCTGCCTGCAGTGACTATTTCAG GGCGATGTTCACGGGCGGGATGAGAGAAGCCAGCCAAGACGTGATCGAACTGAAAGGCGTATCTGCAAAAGGACTGAAGCACATCATAGACTTTGCGTACAGCGCCGAGGTGACTCTCGATCTTGACTGTATTCAGGACGTGCTGGGGGCCGCCGTCTTCCTCCAGATGGTGCCCGTCGTGGAGCTCTGCGAAGAGTTCCTGAAGTCTGCCATGAGCGTAGAGACGTGCCTCAATATCGGGCAGATGGCCACCACCTTCAGCCTCGCGTCCCTGAAGGAATCGGTCGATGCGTTCACTTTTAGGCATTTCCTCCAGATCTCCGAGGAAGAGGATTTCCTCCACCTGCCGCTGGAGCGCCTGGTTTTCTTCCTGCAGAGCAATAAGCTGAAAAGCTGCAGTGAAATCGACCTCTTCCGCGCTGCCGTCCGCTGGCTGCAGTACGACCCGGCGCGCCGCGCCAACGCCAGCCAGGTGCTCTGCCACATCCGCTTCCCGCTGATGAAATCCTCGGAGCTGGTGGACAGCGTCCAGACCTTGGACATCATGGTGGAAGACGTTTTGTGCCGGCAGTACTTGCTGGAGGCCTTCAATTACCAGATCCTGCCCTTTCGGCAGCACGAGATGCAATCCCCTCGCACCACCATCCGCTCGGACGTCCTGTCCCTCATCACCTTCGGCGGCACCCCCTACACCGACAACGACCGCACCGTGAGCTGCAAAGTCTACTGCCTGCCGGATGCCAGCGTGCGCCAGTTCAAGGAGCTGACGGAGATGGAGGTGGGCAGCAGCCATTCCTGCGTGGCCGTGCTCGACAACTTCGTCTACATCGTCGGAGGGCAGCACCTGCAGTACCGGAGCGGCGAGGGAGCCGTTGATATCTGCTACCGTTACGATCCTCACTTGAACCAGTGGCTGCGCATCCAGGCCATGCAGGAGAGCaggatccagttccaactcaaCGTCCTCCACGGCATGGTGTACGCCACCGGCGGGAGGAACCGCTCGGGGAGCTTGGCCTCCGTAGAGAAGTATTGCCCCAAAAATAACGAGTGGACTTACGTCTGCTCCCTGAAACGCAGGACATGGGGGCACGCGGGAGCCACGGTAGGAGACCGGTTGTACATATCGGGTGGGTATGGCATTTCCGTGGAGGACAAAAAAGCCCTGCACTGTTACGACCCCGCTACGGATCAGTGGGAGTTTAAAACCCCCATGAACGAACCCAGGGTTCTGCACGCCATGGTGAGTGCAAATAATAGGATTTACGCTCTGGGAGGCCGCATGGACCACGTTGACCGTTGTTTTGATGTTTTGGCTGTGGAATATTACGTGCCTGAAACGGATCAATGGACGACGGTGAGCCCCATGCGCGCGGGGCAGTCGGAAGCCGGCTGCTGCTTGCTAGAGAAAAAGATTTATATCGTAGGGGGGTACAATTGGCACCTGAACAATGTCACGAGCATCGTGCAGGTGTACAACACAGAAACCGATGAGTGGGAAAGGGACCTCCATTTTCCGGAGTCGTTTGCTGGGATAGCGTGCGCTCCCGTTATCCTGCCGCAGGTAACGACCCAGAGATAA
- the KLHL26 gene encoding kelch-like protein 26 isoform X3 — MAESGGAEFCAERPGGAMFTGGMREASQDVIELKGVSAKGLKHIIDFAYSAEVTLDLDCIQDVLGAAVFLQMVPVVELCEEFLKSAMSVETCLNIGQMATTFSLASLKESVDAFTFRHFLQISEEEDFLHLPLERLVFFLQSNKLKSCSEIDLFRAAVRWLQYDPARRANASQVLCHIRFPLMKSSELVDSVQTLDIMVEDVLCRQYLLEAFNYQILPFRQHEMQSPRTTIRSDVLSLITFGGTPYTDNDRTVSCKVYCLPDASVRQFKELTEMEVGSSHSCVAVLDNFVYIVGGQHLQYRSGEGAVDICYRYDPHLNQWLRIQAMQESRIQFQLNVLHGMVYATGGRNRSGSLASVEKYCPKNNEWTYVCSLKRRTWGHAGATVGDRLYISGGYGISVEDKKALHCYDPATDQWEFKTPMNEPRVLHAMVSANNRIYALGGRMDHVDRCFDVLAVEYYVPETDQWTTVSPMRAGQSEAGCCLLEKKIYIVGGYNWHLNNVTSIVQVYNTETDEWERDLHFPESFAGIACAPVILPQQTRKPNPV; from the exons ATGGCGGAGTCCGGCGGGGCCGAGTTCTGCGCGGAGCGGCCCGGCGg GGCGATGTTCACGGGCGGGATGAGAGAAGCCAGCCAAGACGTGATCGAACTGAAAGGCGTATCTGCAAAAGGACTGAAGCACATCATAGACTTTGCGTACAGCGCCGAGGTGACTCTCGATCTTGACTGTATTCAGGACGTGCTGGGGGCCGCCGTCTTCCTCCAGATGGTGCCCGTCGTGGAGCTCTGCGAAGAGTTCCTGAAGTCTGCCATGAGCGTAGAGACGTGCCTCAATATCGGGCAGATGGCCACCACCTTCAGCCTCGCGTCCCTGAAGGAATCGGTCGATGCGTTCACTTTTAGGCATTTCCTCCAGATCTCCGAGGAAGAGGATTTCCTCCACCTGCCGCTGGAGCGCCTGGTTTTCTTCCTGCAGAGCAATAAGCTGAAAAGCTGCAGTGAAATCGACCTCTTCCGCGCTGCCGTCCGCTGGCTGCAGTACGACCCGGCGCGCCGCGCCAACGCCAGCCAGGTGCTCTGCCACATCCGCTTCCCGCTGATGAAATCCTCGGAGCTGGTGGACAGCGTCCAGACCTTGGACATCATGGTGGAAGACGTTTTGTGCCGGCAGTACTTGCTGGAGGCCTTCAATTACCAGATCCTGCCCTTTCGGCAGCACGAGATGCAATCCCCTCGCACCACCATCCGCTCGGACGTCCTGTCCCTCATCACCTTCGGCGGCACCCCCTACACCGACAACGACCGCACCGTGAGCTGCAAAGTCTACTGCCTGCCGGATGCCAGCGTGCGCCAGTTCAAGGAGCTGACGGAGATGGAGGTGGGCAGCAGCCATTCCTGCGTGGCCGTGCTCGACAACTTCGTCTACATCGTCGGAGGGCAGCACCTGCAGTACCGGAGCGGCGAGGGAGCCGTTGATATCTGCTACCGTTACGATCCTCACTTGAACCAGTGGCTGCGCATCCAGGCCATGCAGGAGAGCaggatccagttccaactcaaCGTCCTCCACGGCATGGTGTACGCCACCGGCGGGAGGAACCGCTCGGGGAGCTTGGCCTCCGTAGAGAAGTATTGCCCCAAAAATAACGAGTGGACTTACGTCTGCTCCCTGAAACGCAGGACATGGGGGCACGCGGGAGCCACGGTAGGAGACCGGTTGTACATATCGGGTGGGTATGGCATTTCCGTGGAGGACAAAAAAGCCCTGCACTGTTACGACCCCGCTACGGATCAGTGGGAGTTTAAAACCCCCATGAACGAACCCAGGGTTCTGCACGCCATGGTGAGTGCAAATAATAGGATTTACGCTCTGGGAGGCCGCATGGACCACGTTGACCGTTGTTTTGATGTTTTGGCTGTGGAATATTACGTGCCTGAAACGGATCAATGGACGACGGTGAGCCCCATGCGCGCGGGGCAGTCGGAAGCCGGCTGCTGCTTGCTAGAGAAAAAGATTTATATCGTAGGGGGGTACAATTGGCACCTGAACAATGTCACGAGCATCGTGCAGGTGTACAACACAGAAACCGATGAGTGGGAAAGGGACCTCCATTTTCCGGAGTCGTTTGCTGGGATAGCGTGCGCTCCCGTTATCCTGCCGCAG CAAACCAGAAAACCAAATCCCGTGTAA